The following coding sequences are from one Rutidosis leptorrhynchoides isolate AG116_Rl617_1_P2 chromosome 11, CSIRO_AGI_Rlap_v1, whole genome shotgun sequence window:
- the LOC139876013 gene encoding uncharacterized protein, whose product MAYSSSDDEYTMLALEMLEADQSDEGDSSNVRLTRHYIRRDHHEAHERLIRDYFAERLNELGISTHLKITAALRQLAYGYAPDALDEYLQMSERVAHESLQIFCRCITVLYSNDYMREPTREDMERLYKQGQFKRGDHSHPTIMLEAVASYDNWIWHAYFGVAGSNNDINVLNTSPLFESMLNDNFSDIPYVINGVEYKRGYYLADGIYPQWASFVKAYSRAADPKSKYFSRKQSKARKDVERTFGILQGRWHILQQPARPYSLKSIQRIMYACIIMHNMIVEDNGFNISENNWVYEPVQNMQTTWYDRCEEYKARMKELQIGRCMNVYEAI is encoded by the exons atgGCCTATTCATCTTCCGACGATGAGTATACGATGCTTGCACTCGAAATGTTAGAGGCCGATCAAAGTGACGAGGGCGATAGTTCTAATGTTCGTTTAACGCGACACTATATCAGACGTGATCACCATGAAGCACATGAACGCCTCATAAGAGACTATTTTGCTGAACGTCTGAA CGAGTTAGGCATTAGTACACATTTAAAAATAACGGCGGCACTTCGTCAGTTGGCATACGGTTATGCACCGGATGCGTTAGACGAGTATTTACAAATGTCGGAACGTGTAGCTCATGAAAGTTTACAGATTTTTTGTAGATGTATTACTGTTTTATATTCAAATGATTATATGCGCGAGCCTACTCGTGAGGACATGGAACGTTTATACAAG CAAGGCCAATTTAAGCGAGGAGATCATAGTCATCCAACTATTATGCTTGAAGCCGTTGCCTCATATGATAATTGGATATGGCATGCTTATTTTGGGGTTGCTGGGTCAAACAATGACATAAATGTGTTAAATACCAGTCCTTTGTTCGAATCGATGCTTAATGATAATTTCTCAGACATCCCTTATGTTATTAATGGTGTGGAGTACAAAAGGGGTTATTATTTAGCGGATGGGATTTACCCTCAATGGGCATCGTTTGTTAAAGCGTATTCGAGGGCAGCTGATCCCAAGAGTAAATACTTTTCACGCAAACAATCTAAGGCAAGAAAGGATGTTGAGAGGACTTTTGGTATTTTACAAGGACGTTGGCATATACTACAACAACCTGCAAGGCCTTATTCGTTGAAGTCTATTCAAAGAATTATGTATGCTTGTATCATAATGCATAACATGATAGTTGAAGATAATGGGTTCAACATTTCTGAGAATAATTGGGTGTATGAACCGGTTCAAAACATGCAAACTACTTGGTACGATAGATGTGAAGAGTATAAAGCCAGGATGAAGGAATTACAGATCGGGAGGTGCATGAACGTTTACGAGGCGATTTAG